Proteins co-encoded in one Streptomyces sp. SLBN-31 genomic window:
- a CDS encoding NAD kinase translates to MSQNRARTVFLLAHTGRPAAIRSAELVVKGLLREGIGVRVLEYEAADLPLPDEVQLVKEATPQCLDGCELLIVLGGDGTLLRGAEFARASGVPMLGVNLGRVGFLAEAERDDLDKVVDRVVTKAYEVEERMTVDVVVHQNGDIVHTDWALNEAAVQKAGAEKLLEVVLEIDGRPVTGFGCDGIVLSTPTGSTAYAFSAGGPVVWPEVEALLMVPISAHALFAKPLVTSPDSVLAVEVLPHIPPGVLWCDGRRTVELPPGARVEVRRGAVPVRLARLHHASFTDRLVAKFALPVSGWRGAPH, encoded by the coding sequence TTGAGTCAGAACCGAGCTCGTACTGTTTTCCTCCTCGCCCACACGGGCCGGCCGGCGGCCATCCGCAGTGCCGAGCTGGTGGTGAAGGGCCTGCTGCGCGAGGGCATCGGCGTGCGTGTGCTGGAGTACGAGGCCGCCGACCTGCCGCTGCCGGACGAGGTGCAGCTGGTCAAGGAGGCGACTCCGCAGTGCCTCGACGGGTGCGAGCTGCTGATCGTGCTCGGCGGGGACGGGACGCTGCTGCGCGGCGCCGAGTTCGCCCGCGCGTCCGGCGTGCCGATGCTCGGCGTCAACCTCGGGCGGGTCGGCTTCCTCGCCGAGGCCGAGCGGGACGACCTCGACAAGGTTGTCGACCGGGTCGTGACCAAGGCCTACGAGGTCGAGGAGCGGATGACCGTCGATGTCGTCGTTCACCAGAACGGGGACATCGTGCACACCGACTGGGCGCTGAACGAGGCGGCCGTGCAGAAGGCCGGCGCCGAGAAGCTCCTGGAAGTCGTGCTGGAGATCGACGGGCGGCCCGTCACGGGCTTCGGCTGCGACGGGATCGTGCTGTCCACCCCGACCGGGTCGACCGCCTACGCGTTCTCCGCGGGCGGCCCCGTGGTGTGGCCCGAGGTGGAGGCACTGCTGATGGTGCCGATCAGCGCGCACGCCCTGTTCGCCAAGCCCCTGGTGACCTCGCCGGACTCGGTGCTGGCGGTGGAGGTGCTGCCGCACATCCCGCCGGGGGTCCTGTGGTGTGACGGGCGGCGGACGGTGGAGCTGCCACCGGGGGCCAGGGTGGAGGTGCGGCGGGGGGCCGTGCCGGTGCGGCTCGCGCGGTTGCATCACGCGTCGTTCACGGATCGGCTGGTGGCGAAGTTCGCGCTGCCGGTGTCGGGGTGGCGGGGGGCTCCGCACTAG
- a CDS encoding glycosyltransferase family 4 protein: MSPVSSHPPHGQSSLRTVQVLGGGNAGSSAHVRSLASGLVARGVRVTVCAPAEADRLYDFTGAGAEHVHVPRSSDPASVAVLREACRTADLVHAHGLHASFRAVLALGGRRTPLVVTWHNRAHAEGARAHLLRLLERRVVKAATVVLGTTSDLVDRARGSGARDARLAAVALPVPSRSAEQDDPERTGSKLRAELGATGRPLLVAVGSLERQRGYRTLLDAVHAWRRLDPVPLVVIAGEGPLRGVLQRRIEDEELPVRLIGRRDDVGDLLAAADLALLPSSWESRSVFAQAALHARVPLVATRVGGIPELVGEAAELVPYGDAKALADAVTALLADPARCELLKDNGTRQAATWPTEDETVAQVLSVYDELTQPRPLL; encoded by the coding sequence GTGAGCCCCGTCAGCAGCCATCCGCCGCACGGCCAGTCGTCGCTGCGCACCGTGCAGGTGCTGGGCGGCGGCAACGCCGGCAGCAGCGCGCATGTGCGTTCGCTGGCCTCCGGGCTCGTCGCGAGGGGCGTACGGGTGACGGTGTGCGCCCCCGCCGAGGCCGACCGCCTCTACGACTTCACCGGCGCGGGCGCCGAGCACGTGCACGTGCCGCGCAGCAGCGATCCGGCGTCCGTGGCCGTGCTGCGGGAGGCGTGCCGCACCGCCGACCTGGTGCACGCGCACGGGCTGCACGCCTCCTTCCGCGCGGTGCTCGCGCTCGGCGGACGGCGCACCCCGCTCGTCGTCACGTGGCACAACCGGGCGCACGCCGAAGGCGCCCGGGCCCATCTGCTGCGCCTGCTGGAGCGGCGCGTGGTGAAGGCCGCCACGGTGGTTCTGGGGACCACCTCCGACCTCGTCGACCGGGCCCGCGGCTCCGGCGCCCGGGACGCGCGGCTGGCCGCAGTGGCCCTGCCCGTGCCGTCCCGGTCGGCGGAGCAGGACGACCCGGAGCGCACCGGCTCCAAGCTCCGGGCCGAACTCGGCGCGACCGGAAGGCCGTTGCTGGTGGCCGTCGGCTCGCTGGAGCGGCAGCGTGGCTACCGCACCCTCCTGGACGCCGTGCACGCGTGGCGGCGCCTGGACCCCGTGCCGCTCGTCGTGATCGCCGGAGAGGGCCCGCTGCGCGGTGTGCTGCAGCGCCGTATCGAGGACGAGGAACTGCCCGTCCGGCTCATCGGGCGTCGCGACGACGTCGGCGACCTGCTCGCCGCGGCCGACCTCGCGCTGCTGCCCAGCAGCTGGGAGTCGCGGTCCGTGTTCGCCCAGGCGGCCCTGCACGCGCGCGTGCCGCTCGTCGCGACCCGCGTGGGCGGCATCCCCGAACTCGTCGGCGAAGCGGCCGAACTGGTCCCGTACGGCGACGCGAAGGCCCTCGCCGACGCCGTGACCGCCCTCCTCGCCGACCCCGCGCGGTGCGAGCTGCTCAAGGACAACGGCACCCGGCAGGCGGCCACCTGGCCGACCGAGGACGAGACGGTCGCCCAAGTCCTCAGCGTCTACGACGAGTTGACCCAGCCCCGGCCGCTCCTCTAG
- a CDS encoding PucR family transcriptional regulator has translation MDSGMDSGFDTQGGGITVQRALELPGLRSGLPEVVAGADRLRRTVRWVHAGEVPNIASLLKGGELLLTTGYGLGTRPADQRAFVRTLAERGIAALVVELGPRFTRLPATLVDTARAMGLPLVQLHREVPFVAVTEEIHTEIVNGHYARLQRAEEVHRRCTEALLGGGGVPQVLGILADFGGNPVFLETPDGQLLYAAGEGPEGADPLQVWEGLRGQHKDAPPPSGSVLVDVPGGGPGTGSVRARLVLLPVRAPLAAVHRMAAERAAGILAVVLMQARQEEELAARGRGDFLTDLAEGRITAEDAPAQARVLGFKPGNSPLLPVVMRLGDTLSPGGGWAVLARAVSEELASVGVPVLLGVRPVEGRVLVLLGLRSESERSAVADRVAAALRAGVERAGMRRPGAQPPVVVVGVAGGWAAASAGLRHAAETATAAQGLTDRPWYDARRLDIDLLLWRLRDHPDLAAFVDRAIGPLRDHDNRSKPPLLPTLQTYLAHAGRKAETARELHLNRQTLYNRLARIGELLGTDLDDPQTVLALSLALRARRHVP, from the coding sequence ATGGACAGCGGCATGGACAGCGGATTCGACACCCAGGGCGGCGGGATCACCGTGCAGCGGGCGCTGGAGCTGCCCGGACTGCGCAGCGGTCTGCCCGAGGTCGTGGCGGGCGCCGACCGGCTGCGGCGGACCGTGCGCTGGGTGCACGCCGGCGAGGTGCCCAACATCGCCTCGCTGCTCAAGGGCGGCGAGCTGCTGCTGACCACGGGCTACGGGCTCGGCACCCGCCCCGCCGACCAGCGGGCGTTCGTGCGCACCCTGGCCGAGCGGGGCATCGCGGCCCTCGTGGTGGAACTCGGCCCCCGGTTCACCAGGCTGCCCGCCACGCTCGTGGACACGGCACGCGCGATGGGCCTGCCGCTGGTGCAGCTGCACCGTGAGGTGCCGTTCGTCGCGGTGACGGAGGAGATCCACACCGAGATCGTCAACGGCCACTACGCGCGGCTGCAGCGGGCCGAGGAGGTACACCGGCGCTGCACCGAGGCGCTCCTGGGCGGTGGCGGGGTGCCGCAGGTGCTGGGCATCCTGGCGGACTTCGGCGGCAACCCGGTGTTCCTGGAGACACCGGACGGCCAGCTGCTGTACGCCGCCGGGGAGGGCCCCGAGGGCGCGGATCCGCTGCAGGTGTGGGAGGGGCTGCGCGGCCAGCACAAGGACGCCCCGCCGCCGTCGGGCTCGGTGCTGGTGGACGTGCCCGGGGGCGGGCCGGGGACGGGTTCCGTACGGGCCCGGCTGGTGCTGCTTCCGGTACGGGCTCCGCTGGCGGCGGTGCACCGGATGGCGGCGGAGCGTGCGGCGGGCATCCTGGCGGTCGTGCTGATGCAGGCCCGCCAGGAGGAGGAGCTCGCGGCGCGGGGCCGCGGCGACTTCCTGACCGACCTCGCCGAGGGCCGTATCACCGCCGAGGACGCGCCCGCGCAGGCGCGCGTGCTGGGCTTCAAGCCAGGCAACAGCCCGCTGCTGCCGGTCGTGATGCGGCTGGGCGACACGCTGTCGCCGGGCGGGGGCTGGGCGGTGCTGGCGCGCGCGGTGTCCGAGGAGCTGGCCTCGGTCGGGGTTCCGGTGCTGCTGGGCGTACGGCCCGTCGAGGGCCGTGTCCTGGTGCTGCTGGGCCTGCGGTCGGAGTCGGAGCGGTCCGCGGTGGCGGACCGGGTGGCGGCGGCGCTGCGGGCGGGCGTGGAGCGCGCGGGCATGCGGCGGCCGGGGGCGCAGCCGCCGGTGGTGGTGGTCGGCGTCGCGGGCGGCTGGGCAGCGGCCTCGGCGGGGCTGCGGCATGCGGCGGAGACGGCCACGGCGGCGCAGGGGCTGACGGACCGGCCCTGGTACGACGCCCGCCGCCTCGACATCGACCTGCTGCTGTGGCGGCTGCGCGACCATCCCGATCTGGCGGCGTTCGTGGACCGCGCCATCGGCCCCCTGCGCGACCACGACAACCGTTCGAAGCCGCCCCTGCTGCCCACCCTGCAGACGTATCTGGCGCACGCCGGCCGCAAGGCGGAGACGGCCCGTGAACTCCACCTCAACCGCCAGACCCTCTACAACCGCCTCGCCAGGATCGGCGAGTTGCTCGGCACCGACCTCGACGACCCGCAGACGGTACTGGCATTGAGCCTGGCCCTGCGGGCCCGCCGGCACGTGCCCTGA
- the recN gene encoding DNA repair protein RecN yields MRIRSLGVIDDAVVELSPGFTAVTGETGAGKTMVVTSLGLLLGGRADAALVRIGADKAVVEGRISVAAGAAAVVRAEEAGAELDDGALLISRTVSAEGRSRAHVGGRSVPVGLLADLADDLVAVHGQTDQQGLLKLSRQRQALDRYAGDAVAGPLAKYGEAYRRLRAVSVELEEIVTRARERAQEADMLRYGLEEIAGVEPRAGEDVELAEEAERLGHAEALSSAATAAHAALAGNPEDPEGIDAATLVAGAQRALDAVRSHDPALSALADRIGEIGILLGDVAGELAGYADDLDADPLRLAAVEERRAALTALTRKYGEDVNSVLAWAERSATRLTELEGDDERIGELTAERDALRAELGGLAQALTDARAEAAERFAAAVTAELASLAMPHARVSFELRQTEDPEGVEVGGRTVAYGPSGVDEVELLLAPHPGAPPRPIAKGASGGELSRVMLAVEVVFAGTDPVPTYLFDEVDAGVGGKAAVEIGRRLARLAKSAQVVVVTHLPQVAAFADRQLLVEKTNDGSVTRSGVKVLEGEDRVRELSRMLAGQEDSETARAHAEELLATARADV; encoded by the coding sequence ATGCGGATACGGTCGCTCGGCGTCATTGATGACGCGGTCGTCGAGCTGTCGCCCGGGTTCACCGCTGTCACCGGTGAGACGGGTGCGGGCAAGACCATGGTGGTCACCAGCCTCGGGCTCCTCCTGGGCGGGCGCGCCGACGCGGCGCTCGTGCGGATCGGGGCCGACAAGGCCGTGGTCGAGGGGCGGATCTCGGTGGCCGCGGGTGCCGCGGCCGTCGTGCGGGCCGAGGAGGCCGGGGCCGAGCTGGACGACGGGGCGCTGCTGATCAGCCGCACCGTCTCGGCCGAGGGGCGGTCACGGGCCCATGTGGGCGGGCGGAGCGTGCCCGTCGGGCTGCTCGCCGACCTCGCCGACGACCTCGTGGCCGTGCACGGGCAGACCGATCAGCAGGGGCTGCTGAAGCTGTCCCGGCAGCGGCAGGCGCTGGACCGGTACGCGGGCGATGCGGTCGCCGGGCCGCTCGCCAAGTACGGCGAGGCCTACCGGCGGTTGCGGGCCGTCTCGGTCGAGCTGGAGGAGATCGTCACACGCGCGCGTGAGCGGGCCCAGGAGGCCGACATGCTGCGCTACGGGCTCGAGGAGATCGCCGGGGTCGAGCCGCGGGCCGGGGAGGACGTCGAGCTGGCCGAGGAGGCGGAGCGGCTCGGGCACGCCGAGGCGCTGTCGTCGGCCGCCACGGCCGCTCACGCCGCCCTGGCCGGAAATCCGGAGGACCCCGAGGGCATCGATGCCGCGACCCTCGTCGCGGGCGCCCAGCGGGCGCTGGACGCCGTGCGGTCGCACGACCCGGCGCTGTCCGCGCTCGCCGACCGGATCGGGGAGATCGGCATCCTGCTGGGCGATGTGGCGGGCGAACTGGCGGGCTACGCCGACGACCTGGACGCCGATCCGCTGCGGCTGGCGGCCGTCGAGGAACGGCGGGCCGCGCTCACCGCACTGACCCGGAAGTACGGCGAGGACGTCAACTCCGTTCTGGCGTGGGCCGAGCGCAGTGCCACACGGCTGACCGAGCTGGAGGGCGACGACGAGCGGATCGGCGAACTGACCGCCGAGCGGGACGCCCTGCGGGCCGAACTGGGCGGGCTCGCCCAGGCCTTGACCGACGCGCGGGCGGAGGCCGCCGAACGGTTCGCGGCCGCCGTGACGGCCGAGCTGGCCTCGCTCGCGATGCCGCACGCGCGCGTGTCCTTCGAACTGCGGCAGACCGAGGATCCCGAGGGCGTGGAGGTCGGCGGGCGCACCGTCGCCTACGGGCCGTCCGGCGTCGACGAGGTCGAGCTGCTGCTCGCCCCGCACCCGGGGGCGCCGCCGCGGCCCATCGCCAAGGGCGCCTCCGGCGGTGAGCTCTCGCGCGTGATGCTTGCCGTCGAGGTCGTGTTCGCGGGGACCGACCCCGTGCCGACGTATCTGTTCGACGAGGTCGACGCCGGTGTCGGCGGCAAGGCGGCCGTCGAGATCGGGCGGCGCCTCGCCCGGCTGGCGAAGAGCGCCCAGGTCGTGGTCGTGACCCACCTTCCGCAGGTCGCCGCCTTCGCCGACCGGCAGTTGCTGGTGGAGAAGACCAACGACGGTTCCGTGACCCGCTCCGGCGTCAAGGTCCTCGAAGGGGAGGACCGCGTACGGGAGTTGTCCCGGATGCTGGCCGGTCAGGAGGACTCGGAGACCGCTCGGGCACACGCCGAGGAGCTGCTGGCCACGGCCCGCGCCGACGTCTAG